The Vitis riparia cultivar Riparia Gloire de Montpellier isolate 1030 chromosome 10, EGFV_Vit.rip_1.0, whole genome shotgun sequence genome includes a region encoding these proteins:
- the LOC117924364 gene encoding protein kinase PINOID translates to MVESQRDSDGEVLNSSHSSMSSESCSSLRLSFSRLSFEHSPENLTLKPHRSSDSAYEAIRSAAFSRKAGLSFRDFKLVRRIGSGDIGTVYLCRLRSSSEDDGCFYAMKVVDKETLAMKKKIQRAEMEKRILKMLDHPFLPTLYAEFEASHFSGIVMEYCSGGDLHSLKHKQPQKRFSLSSARFYAAEVLVALEYLHMLGIIYRDLKPENVLVRSDGHIMLSDFDLSLCSNAIPAVESPDFSPDSPSPASPPNSRTPSPFSCLFRSRKVQTLSINRLFVAEPVSAKSCSFVGTHEYVSPEVASGRSHGNGVDWWALGIFIYEMVYGATPFAGATNEATLRNIVKKPLSFPTETPASVSEMHARDLMSGLLVKDPASRLGSKRGAADVKTHPFFKGLNFALVRSLTPPEIPGLRRHKTPSFRPDSANSNKGRYHHQQQQQQQQQQQSTAFDYF, encoded by the exons ATGGTGGAGTCGCAACGGGATTCGGACGGTGAGGTTTTGAATTCGAGTCACAGCTCAATGAGCAGTGAGAGTTGCAGCAGTTTGAGATTGAGTTTCAGTCGGCTTTCGTTCGAGCACTCGCCGGAGAATCTGACGCTGAAGCCGCATCGCTCGTCGGACTCGGCGTACGAGGCCATCCGCTCCGCCGCATTTAGCCGGAAGGCCGGGCTCAGTTTCAGAGACTTCAAGCTGGTTCGCCGGATCGGCTCCGGAGACATCGGGACCGTGTACCTCTGCCGGTTGCGGAGCTCGTCGGAAGATGACGGGTGCTTCTACGCCATGAAGGTGGTGGACAAGGAAACTTTGGCTATGAAGAAGAAGATTCAGAGGGCGGAGATGGAGAAGAGGATCCTGAAGATGCTGGACCACCCTTTCTTGCCCACGCTGTACGCCGAATTTGAAGCTTCCCATTTCTCAGGTATCGTCATGGAGTACTGTTCTGGTGGCGACCTGCACTCCCTCAAACACAAACAGCCTCAGAAGCGCTTTTCTCTCAGCTCTGCAAG gTTTTACGCTGCCGAGGTTCTTGTAGCCCTGGAGTACCTCCACATGTTAGGCATCATCTACAGAGACCTAAAGCCTGAGAACGTATTGGTCAGATCCGACGGTCACATCATGCTCTCCGACTTTGACCTCTCCCTCTGCTCCAATGCGATCCCAGCCGTCGAATCTCCTGATTTTTCCCCAGATTCCCCATCCCCCGCGTCTCCACCCAACTCCCGTACACCCTCCCCTTTCTCCTGCCTCTTCCGGTCCAGGAAGGTCCAAACCCTCTCCATCAACCGGCTCTTCGTGGCCGAACCGGTCTCCGCCAAGTCCTGCTCCTTCGTTGGGACCCACGAGTACGTGTCACCGGAGGTGGCATCCGGGAGGTCCCACGGCAACGGCGTGGACTGGTGGGCCCTGGGCATCTTCATCTACGAGATGGTGTACGGGGCCACCCCGTTCGCGGGCGCAACCAACGAGGCTACGCTGCGAAACATAGTGAAAaagcctctgagcttcccaacAGAGACGCCGGCGAGTGTGAGTGAGATGCACGCGCGCGACCTAATGTCGGGGCTATTGGTCAAAGACCCGGCGAGTCGGCTCGGGTCAAAACGAGGCGCCGCTGACGTCAAGACCCACCCCTTCTTTAAAGGCCTCAACTTCGCTCTCGTACGTTCTCTTACACCGCCAGAGATTCCGGGTCTAAGGCGACACAAAACGCCGTCGTTTCGGCCAGACTCTGCAAATTCAAACAAGGGGCGATATCATcatcagcagcagcagcagcaacaacagCAACAGCAATCAACGGCGTTTGATTACTTTTGA